Proteins encoded by one window of Primulina huaijiensis isolate GDHJ02 chromosome 1, ASM1229523v2, whole genome shotgun sequence:
- the LOC140981451 gene encoding small ribosomal subunit protein eS8-like encodes MGISRDSMHKRRATGGKKKAWRKKRKYELGRQPANTKISSDKTVRRVRVRGGNVKWRALRLDTGNYSWGSEAVTRKTRILDVAYNASNNELVRTKTLVKSAIIQVDAAPFKQWYLQHYGVDIGRKKKTAAKAETEETEPATVEEGKKSNNVQRKLAKRQADRKIDPHLEEQFGGGRLLAVISSRPGQCGRADGYILEGKELEFYMKKIQRKKGKGAGGA; translated from the exons ATGG GTATTTCACGGGATTCTATGCACAAGAGGCGTGCCACTGGAGGAAAGAAGAAGGCTTGGAGAAAGAAGcgaaa GTATGAACTCGGAAGACAACCAGCAAATACAAAGATTTCGAGTGACAAGACCGTACGCCGGGTGAGGGTTCGAGGGGGTAATGTAAAGTGGCGTGCTTTAAGGCTGGATACTGGAAACTACTCATGGGGTAGCGAAGCTGTGACAAGAAAAACTCGTATTCTGGATGTTGCTTATAATGCATCAAACAATGAGTTGGTCAGGACCAAAACCTTGGTGAAGAGTGCTATTATCCAAGTGGATGCTGCACCATTCAAACAGTGGTATCTCCAGCATTATGGAGTTGATATTGGTCGCAAGAAGAAGACTGCTGCAAAGGCTGAAACAGAG GAGACCGAGCCTGCTACTGTTGAAGAGGGAAAGAAGAGCAATAATGTTCAGAGAAAACTTGCAAAGCGTCAAGCTGATCGCAAGATTGACCCACATCTCGAGGAACAATTCGGTGGTGGCCGTTTGTTGGCTGTAATCTCCTCACGCCCTGGCCAGTGTGGGAGAGCAGATGG ATATATTTTGGAGGGTAAGGAATTGGAATTTTACATGAAGAAAATCCAGAGGAAGAAAGGAAAGGGTGCTGGTGGTGCTTAA
- the LOC140971201 gene encoding uncharacterized protein has translation MWALSDNYLELITNKWDIRYKGTTQFRLKQQLNGLKNALKSLNRTQFGNISYREEAVCKNLVGLQNNILQDGITCDNYHVVRKGAERLLEAERLFLAQKAKCSYLKQGDRCTKFFHDLIKRNNKRNDIVAIKKSDGGVTINQEDIVNEFIIFYRNLLGSKEDRIPLDRSLITEGHCFFTLETRDLTAMVTLDEVKDALFDIDNDKALGSDGYGSFFFKSSWNIISNDVFAAVKEFFSSGRLLKQ, from the coding sequence ATGTGGGCTTTGAGTGATAATTACTTGGAGTTGATTACTAATAAGTGGGATATACGATATAAAGGCACGACACAGTTCCGATTAAAACAACAATTGAATGGTCTCAAGAATGCTCTGAAATCTCTCAACCGCACTCAATTTGGCAACATATCTTACAGGGAAGAGGCTGTATGTAAGAATCTTGTAGGCTTACAGAACAATATTTTACAAGATGGGATTACGTGTGATAACTACCATGTTGTGAGGAAAGGGGCAGAACGTCTTCTAGAAGCGGAGAGATTATTCTTGGCACAGAAAGCGAAATGTAGCTACTTGAAACAAGGTGACAGATGCACTAAATTCTTCCATGATCTCATCAAGAGGAATAACAAAAGAAATGATATTGTTGCTATCAAGAAATCGGATGGTGGAGTTACCATTAACCAGGAAGATATTGTGAATGAATTCATAATATTCTATCGTAATCTGTTGGGGAGCAAAGAGGACaggataccacttgataggagtCTCATTACAGAGGGCCATTGTTTCTTTACTTTGGAGACTCGGGACCTTACTGCCATGGTCACTTTGGATGAGGTGAAAGATGCACTTTTTGATATAGATAATGATAAAGCTCTTGGATCGGATGGGTATGGATCTTTCTTCTTTAAATCATCTTGGAATATTATATCTAATGATGTGTTTGCAGCTGTTAAAGAGTTCTTCTCGAGTGGCCGTTTATTGAAACAATAG